A genomic region of Parambassis ranga chromosome 7, fParRan2.1, whole genome shotgun sequence contains the following coding sequences:
- the znf217 gene encoding zinc finger protein 217 isoform X2, which translates to MPTHSLLPFVDSPDGLAQDILISNSASIPGPGSSMTPHTTYSDKVVLQSGGSAPLSCMFCDQTFTHQDELGPHVLTQHPTTFFEPTVLRVEAEFRIPGERPRPKPNSLPVEKEEVHSCIVCGHIAQDASDLETHLRKHKDYFTYCCNVCGRRFREPWFLKNHMKMHVKPGAKSKAQQDLEAPATINDVVQEAASEPVVTAYKMCMVCGFFFPDHDSLAEHSKAHNREVDRDKEKVDVSESLAKQEAFLHCLNLTPCSTGNSLQHVRSSKWIPQLDPYNTYQAWQLATKGKIAVGPNTAKDVGQEASTDNEDCSSDKEELNAIWSEGQGDKVTTKAAAESPAPQRRSLMQKDKDKERPTTCEECQRTFRTYHQLVLHSRVHKRDRGGEESPTSSVDGKLSRTGSVEQAEEGSEEAFEETLASGDDGFYRSKVRSKQCSFCGKSFRSSYYLTVHLRTHTGEKPFKCAYCDYAAAQKTSLKYHLDRRHKDKPYIEIQSRPSAPSPDDTKHVMDDEDPAPNGSKLWVPAASGSPEDTFDSAGIKLEKLIATSARSATDDVLIKCPEPVDLKKEREEVKDENSEAPLNLSLKVSVSIPASAEPRNALIPIACSFCAYKTMYPEVLTMHKKLTHKDKSDSSRKSSSGGNVKHKRYTGCPPALQGKDVPPLQMTDRRHPRRTKSPPPQPPAQDKTPVNPPQSLKQSPDAVQENLRFRQTPDSHPSQESSRYTEVMKKTTTGSKFVVDRTTPPDRAGISERSYTARGGAIWHTDAARLCLSTRFGSLPQIDFGEPSSKRLKFPVATHREAETAERPGFRGGPPGSTSSRLLIPGRSVKTTTTPGSGPSTASEALFPAKTTPTSIGGGLDSEWGMMNLLRSYTPNDLASLYHSTPANGSPGGLATPRAGGRTVLYQHLPSLPNLQRRDASGPFPGQRYGTSDKSS; encoded by the exons ATGCCAACTCACTCATTGCTGCCATTTGTGGACAGCCCTGACGGACTGGCCCAAGATATCCTCATTAGTAACAGTGCGAGCATCCCAGGGCCCGGCTCCAGCATGACGCCGCACACTACCTACTCCGACAAAGTCGTGTTGCAATCTGGAGGAAGTGCACCCTTATCTTGTATGTTCTGTGACCAGACTTTCACCCATCAGGATGAGCTGGGCCCCCATGTGCTAACGCAGCACCCCACCACTTTCTTCGAACCGACCGTGCTTCGGGTTGAGGCAGAATTCAGGATTCCAGGAGAGAGACCCCGACCCAAACCCAACAGCCTCCCTGTTGAAAAAGAGGAGGTCCACAGCTGTATCGTGTGCGGACACATAGCGCAGGACGCCAGCGACCTGGAGACCCACTTGAGGAAACACAAGGACTACTTCACGTACTGCTGCAATGTTTGTGGAAGGCGCTTTAGAGAGCCATGGTTTCTCAAGAACCACATGAAGATGCATGTTAAACCAGGAGCAAAGAGCAAGGCCCAGCAGGACCTGGAGGCCCCGGCCACAATCAACGACGTTGTCCAGGAAGCTGCCTCCGAGCCTGTAGTCACGGCCTACAAAATGTGCATGGTGTGTGGCTTTTTCTTCCCAGACCACGACAGTTTGGCTGAACACAGTAAAGCACATAACCGAGAGGTGGACAGAGACAAGGAGAAGGTGGATGTCTCTGAATCCCTTGCCAAACAGGAAGCATTTCTTCACTGTCTAAACCTCACACCTTGCTCCACAGGAAACAGTTTGCAACATGTGAGATCATCAAAATGGATCCCACAGCTAGATCCCTACAACACATATCAGGCCTGGCAACTGGCTACAAAGGGCAAGATAGCAGTCGGCCCGAATACTGCTAAAGATGTCGGCCAGGAAGCCAGCACAGACAACGAAGACTGCAGCTCCGATAAGGAGGAGCTGAATGCGATTTGGTCTGAAGGCCAAGGAGACAAAGTTACGACTAAGGCTGCTGCAGAGAGTCCTGCCCCGCAGCGAAGGTCTCTAATGCAGAAAGATAAGGACAAGGAAAGGCCAACCACATGTGAGGAGTGTCAGAGGACCTTCAGGACTTACCACCAGTTAGTGCTCCATTCCAGGGTCCACAAGCGGGACAGAGGGGGCGAAGAGAGTCCAACTTCATCTGTTGATGGGAAGCTGTCCAGGACGGGCTCCGTGGAGCAGGCAGAGGAAGGCTCAGAGGAGGCCTTTGAGGAAACCTTGGCTTCAG GTGACGATGGTTTCTATCGATCAAAAGTCAGGTCCAAACAGTGCAGTTTCTGTGGCAAATCATTCAGATCAAGCTATTACCTCACGGTTCATCTGAGGACTCACACAG gtgagaaaccattcaAGTGTGCTTATTGTGACTATGCTGCTGCCCAGAAGACCTCGCTGAAATACCACCTGGACCGGCGTCACAAGGACAAACCCTACATCGAGATCCAGAGCAGACCATCAGCGCCATCTCCTGATGACACGAAACATGTAATGGATGACGAGGATCCAGCTCCAAATGGCTCCAAACTCTGGGTTCCTGCAGCCAGTGGATCCCCAGAGGACACATTTGATAGTGCAGGCATCAAACTTGAGAAGTTAATTGCCACATCTGCTCGCTCTGCAACGGATGATGTGCTCATAAAGTGCCCCGAACCTGTTGACctgaagaaggagagggaggaggtgaaggacGAGAACTCTGAGGCCCCATTAAATCTGTCCTTAAAAGTGTCCGTCTCCATCCCTGCCAGTGCAGAACCCAGGAACGCATTAATTCCAATTGCCTGTTCATTTTGTGCGTATAAAACCATGTACCCAGAGGTGCTGACCATGCACAAAAAGCTGACTCATAAAGACaagtcagacagcagcagaaagagcaGCTCTGGAGGCAACGTCAAACACAAACGTTACACAGGCTGCCCCCCCGCGCTCCAAGGGAAAGATGTCCCCCCGCTCCAGATGACTGACAGGCGCCACCCTCGTCGAACCAAGTCCCCACCCCCTCAACCACCCGCACAAGACAAGACGCCTGTTAACCCCCCTCAAAGTCTGAAGCAGTCTCCTGACGCTGTCCAAGAGAACCTGCGTTTCAGACAAACACCTGATTCACATCCCAGTCAGGAAAGCTCCAGGTACACAGAGGTGATGAAGAAAACCACCACGGGCAGCAAGTTTGTGGTGGACAGAACCACCCCTCCTGACAGAGCCGGTATCAGCGAGAGGAGTTACACGGCAAGAGGCGGTGCCATTTGGCACACAGATGCAGCCAGACTGTGCCTGTCGACCCGATTCGGGAGCCTCCCTCAGATTGATTTCGGCGAACCTTCCAGCAAGAGATTAAAATTCCCCGTAGCTACGCACAGGGAGGCTGAGACTGCTGAGAGGCCCGGCTTCAGAGGAGGACCACCAGGGAGTACATCCAGCAGGCTGCTTATCCCAGGGAGGAGcgtgaaaacaacaacaacaccggGGTCAGGTCCGTCCACGGCCTCTGAGGCCTTGTTTCCTGCGAAGACGACACCTACATCCATCGGAGGAGGTTTAGACTCTGAGTGGGGGATGATGAACCTGCTGCGCTCCTACACACCCAACGACTTGGCCTCTCTCTATCACAGCACACCTGCAAACGGCAGCCCGGGAGGGCTGGCCACCCCAAGAGCAG GCGGCCGGACTGTGCTGTACCAACACTTACCCAGCCTTCCCAACCTGCAGAGGAGAGACGCCTCAGGCCCGTTCCCCGGTCAACGCTACGGGACCAGTGACAAAAGTTCctaa
- the znf217 gene encoding zinc finger protein 217 isoform X1, translating to MQNERPWKKKRKKKKKKKKRKVPSNLDSSVYKIGGKMPTHSLLPFVDSPDGLAQDILISNSASIPGPGSSMTPHTTYSDKVVLQSGGSAPLSCMFCDQTFTHQDELGPHVLTQHPTTFFEPTVLRVEAEFRIPGERPRPKPNSLPVEKEEVHSCIVCGHIAQDASDLETHLRKHKDYFTYCCNVCGRRFREPWFLKNHMKMHVKPGAKSKAQQDLEAPATINDVVQEAASEPVVTAYKMCMVCGFFFPDHDSLAEHSKAHNREVDRDKEKVDVSESLAKQEAFLHCLNLTPCSTGNSLQHVRSSKWIPQLDPYNTYQAWQLATKGKIAVGPNTAKDVGQEASTDNEDCSSDKEELNAIWSEGQGDKVTTKAAAESPAPQRRSLMQKDKDKERPTTCEECQRTFRTYHQLVLHSRVHKRDRGGEESPTSSVDGKLSRTGSVEQAEEGSEEAFEETLASGDDGFYRSKVRSKQCSFCGKSFRSSYYLTVHLRTHTGEKPFKCAYCDYAAAQKTSLKYHLDRRHKDKPYIEIQSRPSAPSPDDTKHVMDDEDPAPNGSKLWVPAASGSPEDTFDSAGIKLEKLIATSARSATDDVLIKCPEPVDLKKEREEVKDENSEAPLNLSLKVSVSIPASAEPRNALIPIACSFCAYKTMYPEVLTMHKKLTHKDKSDSSRKSSSGGNVKHKRYTGCPPALQGKDVPPLQMTDRRHPRRTKSPPPQPPAQDKTPVNPPQSLKQSPDAVQENLRFRQTPDSHPSQESSRYTEVMKKTTTGSKFVVDRTTPPDRAGISERSYTARGGAIWHTDAARLCLSTRFGSLPQIDFGEPSSKRLKFPVATHREAETAERPGFRGGPPGSTSSRLLIPGRSVKTTTTPGSGPSTASEALFPAKTTPTSIGGGLDSEWGMMNLLRSYTPNDLASLYHSTPANGSPGGLATPRAGGRTVLYQHLPSLPNLQRRDASGPFPGQRYGTSDKSS from the exons ATGCAGAACGAGAGACcgtggaagaagaagaggaagaagaagaagaagaagaagaagaggaag GTTCCAAGTAATCTGGACAGCAGTGTGTACAAAATCGGAGGAAAAATGCCAACTCACTCATTGCTGCCATTTGTGGACAGCCCTGACGGACTGGCCCAAGATATCCTCATTAGTAACAGTGCGAGCATCCCAGGGCCCGGCTCCAGCATGACGCCGCACACTACCTACTCCGACAAAGTCGTGTTGCAATCTGGAGGAAGTGCACCCTTATCTTGTATGTTCTGTGACCAGACTTTCACCCATCAGGATGAGCTGGGCCCCCATGTGCTAACGCAGCACCCCACCACTTTCTTCGAACCGACCGTGCTTCGGGTTGAGGCAGAATTCAGGATTCCAGGAGAGAGACCCCGACCCAAACCCAACAGCCTCCCTGTTGAAAAAGAGGAGGTCCACAGCTGTATCGTGTGCGGACACATAGCGCAGGACGCCAGCGACCTGGAGACCCACTTGAGGAAACACAAGGACTACTTCACGTACTGCTGCAATGTTTGTGGAAGGCGCTTTAGAGAGCCATGGTTTCTCAAGAACCACATGAAGATGCATGTTAAACCAGGAGCAAAGAGCAAGGCCCAGCAGGACCTGGAGGCCCCGGCCACAATCAACGACGTTGTCCAGGAAGCTGCCTCCGAGCCTGTAGTCACGGCCTACAAAATGTGCATGGTGTGTGGCTTTTTCTTCCCAGACCACGACAGTTTGGCTGAACACAGTAAAGCACATAACCGAGAGGTGGACAGAGACAAGGAGAAGGTGGATGTCTCTGAATCCCTTGCCAAACAGGAAGCATTTCTTCACTGTCTAAACCTCACACCTTGCTCCACAGGAAACAGTTTGCAACATGTGAGATCATCAAAATGGATCCCACAGCTAGATCCCTACAACACATATCAGGCCTGGCAACTGGCTACAAAGGGCAAGATAGCAGTCGGCCCGAATACTGCTAAAGATGTCGGCCAGGAAGCCAGCACAGACAACGAAGACTGCAGCTCCGATAAGGAGGAGCTGAATGCGATTTGGTCTGAAGGCCAAGGAGACAAAGTTACGACTAAGGCTGCTGCAGAGAGTCCTGCCCCGCAGCGAAGGTCTCTAATGCAGAAAGATAAGGACAAGGAAAGGCCAACCACATGTGAGGAGTGTCAGAGGACCTTCAGGACTTACCACCAGTTAGTGCTCCATTCCAGGGTCCACAAGCGGGACAGAGGGGGCGAAGAGAGTCCAACTTCATCTGTTGATGGGAAGCTGTCCAGGACGGGCTCCGTGGAGCAGGCAGAGGAAGGCTCAGAGGAGGCCTTTGAGGAAACCTTGGCTTCAG GTGACGATGGTTTCTATCGATCAAAAGTCAGGTCCAAACAGTGCAGTTTCTGTGGCAAATCATTCAGATCAAGCTATTACCTCACGGTTCATCTGAGGACTCACACAG gtgagaaaccattcaAGTGTGCTTATTGTGACTATGCTGCTGCCCAGAAGACCTCGCTGAAATACCACCTGGACCGGCGTCACAAGGACAAACCCTACATCGAGATCCAGAGCAGACCATCAGCGCCATCTCCTGATGACACGAAACATGTAATGGATGACGAGGATCCAGCTCCAAATGGCTCCAAACTCTGGGTTCCTGCAGCCAGTGGATCCCCAGAGGACACATTTGATAGTGCAGGCATCAAACTTGAGAAGTTAATTGCCACATCTGCTCGCTCTGCAACGGATGATGTGCTCATAAAGTGCCCCGAACCTGTTGACctgaagaaggagagggaggaggtgaaggacGAGAACTCTGAGGCCCCATTAAATCTGTCCTTAAAAGTGTCCGTCTCCATCCCTGCCAGTGCAGAACCCAGGAACGCATTAATTCCAATTGCCTGTTCATTTTGTGCGTATAAAACCATGTACCCAGAGGTGCTGACCATGCACAAAAAGCTGACTCATAAAGACaagtcagacagcagcagaaagagcaGCTCTGGAGGCAACGTCAAACACAAACGTTACACAGGCTGCCCCCCCGCGCTCCAAGGGAAAGATGTCCCCCCGCTCCAGATGACTGACAGGCGCCACCCTCGTCGAACCAAGTCCCCACCCCCTCAACCACCCGCACAAGACAAGACGCCTGTTAACCCCCCTCAAAGTCTGAAGCAGTCTCCTGACGCTGTCCAAGAGAACCTGCGTTTCAGACAAACACCTGATTCACATCCCAGTCAGGAAAGCTCCAGGTACACAGAGGTGATGAAGAAAACCACCACGGGCAGCAAGTTTGTGGTGGACAGAACCACCCCTCCTGACAGAGCCGGTATCAGCGAGAGGAGTTACACGGCAAGAGGCGGTGCCATTTGGCACACAGATGCAGCCAGACTGTGCCTGTCGACCCGATTCGGGAGCCTCCCTCAGATTGATTTCGGCGAACCTTCCAGCAAGAGATTAAAATTCCCCGTAGCTACGCACAGGGAGGCTGAGACTGCTGAGAGGCCCGGCTTCAGAGGAGGACCACCAGGGAGTACATCCAGCAGGCTGCTTATCCCAGGGAGGAGcgtgaaaacaacaacaacaccggGGTCAGGTCCGTCCACGGCCTCTGAGGCCTTGTTTCCTGCGAAGACGACACCTACATCCATCGGAGGAGGTTTAGACTCTGAGTGGGGGATGATGAACCTGCTGCGCTCCTACACACCCAACGACTTGGCCTCTCTCTATCACAGCACACCTGCAAACGGCAGCCCGGGAGGGCTGGCCACCCCAAGAGCAG GCGGCCGGACTGTGCTGTACCAACACTTACCCAGCCTTCCCAACCTGCAGAGGAGAGACGCCTCAGGCCCGTTCCCCGGTCAACGCTACGGGACCAGTGACAAAAGTTCctaa